The genomic DNA TCGTAAGCCTGCACACGCTTACGCGTGCCTTCAACCACGTTCACGCTGACGATGACCGTATCGCCCGGACCAAAATCCGGAATGGTCTTTTCGCCGAGAACGCGCGCGATTTCTTCCTGCTCGAGTTTTGCAATCAGATTCATCACTGACTCCTAGATCCATCTTGTCGGCGTTCGTACCTGCCTCACGCGGTTACTGCGTTCGGCTACGGCCCCGATAGAGGATGGGTTCACATCTGGCACCGCACACGCATGTACGGCACCGCCTTGTGTCCGCTCGAAAGACCGAGGCCTCAGGCCGTCGGTTCTTCCTTCGCGAGACTTGTGAGCCACGCCTCGTCGGCACGGCTCAGCATTCTGTTTTTTCTGGCCTTCACGATCAGATCGGGCCGCTTGTTCAACGTGTTACGAAGCGCTTCACGCCGCCGCCACGCTTCGATTTCCGCATGATGGCCGCCGAGCAGCACATCTGGTACCCGCACGCCCTCGTACTCCTCGGGACGCGTGTAGTGCGGACAATCGAGCAGCACGTCGACGAAGCTGTCCTGCACCGCCGACTGCGAGTCGTTCAGCACGCCAGGCAACTGACGCACGACTGCATCCATCAATGCCATCGCAGGCAACTCGCCACCCGACAGCACGAAGTCGCCAAGGCTGACTTCCTCGTCGACTACACGGTCTAGCAGACGCTGGTCGATCGCTTCGTAACGCCCGCACAACAGGATCAGACCGGGTTCGGCCGCGAACTTCATCACGCGCTCGTGATTCAGCGTGGCGCCTTGCGGCGACATCATCACGACGCGCGATGCGCCCATGCCCTGCTCCGACTGCGCCGCCTTCGCGGCGTTGATCGCGTCTTCGAGCGGCCGGGCCAGCATGACCATGCCGGGGCCGCCGCCGTACGGGCGATCGTCGATCGTGCGGTAGTTGTCGGTCGTGAAATCGCGCGGATTCCACGTACGCAACCCATAGCGCTGCTGTTTCGCGGCCCGGCTGGTTATGCCCCAGTCGGTCAGCGCGCGGAACATTTCTGGAAAGAGCGTCACGACATCGAACTGCATCGCTCTCCCCCTTCAACGAAAGATTTCAATAGTCAGCTTCCCAGTCGACGACGATCTGCTTTGCCGCCTGGTCCACCGTTTTGACAAAGACGCCGACGAACGGGATCATGCGCTCGCCTACGACCGGCTTGCCGTTTTTGTCGGTAGCCGGATATGCGATGCGCAGCACCGACTGCGCGCCATTGTCGATCATGCTGGCGACCTTACCGAGGTTGAGCCCGGCGAGATTCACCACATCCAGGCCGATCAGATCGACCCAGTAGAATTCGTCGGCATCGAGCGCCGGAAATTCGCTGCGGCTGACGTACACGCGCGAGCCGCGCAACGCCAGCGCCACATCGCGGTCAGCGACGCCGCCCAGATGGGCAACCACGCTGTCGCTATGCGTTTTGGCCTGCAAGGACGGCGCCGATCTGCGCTCCTGGCCTTTCATCAGCCACCAGCGCTTCGCGCTCAGCAAGGCCTCGCCGCCCTGCCCGGCATCCGCGTGCGCGGCCACCTTGACCCAGCCTTTGAGACCATAAGCGTCGACGATTGCGCCGACCTCGACCGCATCGGCCGGCCAGCTTGCCGCCGTTTCGATGCGCATTTCTGCAGCTTCGGAATCGGCGTTCGCGACATTGACTTGCGCCTCTTTCGCCTTGCCGTCGGTTCGTTCGACCGGCTTGCGGACGAATGTGCCGAACGACACCTGACCAGACGCCTTTGCGCGCGAAGCCGCCTTGGCGCGACCAGAACTGCCGGAATCACGCTCAGACATCGAATAACCTCGACAACAACTTCGCAGCCTGCTTTGGCGTCTGCTTCAGTAAAACAATTTGCGCATCGGGCTGCTCACGCAAGCTGCGCGAGCCGTCGGCCACACCGACGACGATACGCGTGCGGGCCGCCATATCAAGCAGCCGGCTGCGCCTTTTGCGCTTCCTTCACGAGACGTTCGACGGTCGGCGACAGTTGCGCGCCAACACCTTGCCAGTACGTCAGGCGATCCTGAGCGATACGCAGGGACTCGCCCTTCGTAGCGACCGGATTGTAAAAACCGACGCGCTCGATGAAGCGGCCGTCACGACGGCTGCGCGAGTCAGTGGCGACGATGTTGTAGAACGGGCGCTTCTTGGAGCCGCCACGAGCCAAGCGGATGATGACCATACTAGAATCCTTGAAAACCGGGGTTCGGAACGACTGAAACACGCGATTATAGCGGGAAACCGACGCCATAACAAACACTTACCGGGATAAACTGCGGAACGGGACTACCCCGGCCTTCCACAAGAGGTGTGTGAACCCGCTCAAACGCCCGAATTTCCTGAAGGAGCGCCCGTGCAACGCCAGCCGATCCTGCCGTTTCTCTCCACTCTTTTTGTTTTTTTCGTGCGCATTGCCGGACTTGCGTGCACCGCGCGTAACCGGATTCTACGTGGGGCCGCGAGCGCGTTGCTCGCCGCACAGGCGTTGACGGCGACCGCCACGCTGCCCGTCGAGAAAATCAAACTGCCGCCGGGCTTTCACATCGAGGTGTTGTCGGACGACGTGCCGGGCGCGCGCGCGATGACCCTGTCACCCAAAGGCATTCTCTATGTGGGCAGCATGGATGGGCGCGTCTACGCGCTCGAACTGCGAAACGGCCGCCTGACGGGTCGCCACGTGATCGCGTCCGGGCTGCAGATGCCCGTCGGCGTCGCGTGGCATGACGGCGCGTTGTATATGTCGGCCGTGTCGAAAATCGTGCGCCTCGATGCGATCGACTCGCATCTGAACGATCCACCGAAACCCGTCGTCGTCACCGACAAGCTGCCCTCGGAGGCGCATCACGGCTGGAAATTCATCGCGTTCGGCCCGGACGGCAAGCTGTACGTGCCGCAAGGGGCGCCGTGCAACATTTGCGAGAGGGATCCGGACCGCTTTGCGCTGATTGGTCGCATGGACCCGGACGGCAGCCACTACGAAGTCGTCGCGCGCGGCATCCGCAATTCGGTCGGCTTCGCGTGGCACCCGGTCACGCACGAACTGTGGTTCACCGACAACGGTCGCGACCTGCTCGGCGACGATATTCCCAACGACAAGCTCAACCGCGCGCCACGGCTCGGCATGAATTTCGGCTTTCCGTACTGTCACGGCGGCGACACGCCCGACCCCGAATTCGGCAAGGATCATCCGTGCAGCGAATTCACGCCGCCGGTGGTCAAGCTGGGCGCGCACGTTGCGTCGCTTGGCATGCGCTTCTACGACGGCCCAATGTATCCGGCCGACTATCGCAACAACATCTTCATCGCCGAGCACGGCTCGTGGAACCGCAGCAAGAAGGTCGGCTACCGGGTCGTGCGCGTGATCACCGACCCGGACGGTAGCCACGCGCACGAGCAAGTCTTTGCCGAAGGCTGGCTGCAACCCGGCGAATCGGTCTGGGGCCGCCCCGCCGACGTGCTGCCGCTGCCAGACGGTTCGCTGTTGATCAGCGACGATACTGCCGGTGCGATCTATCGCGTCACCTATTCGTCGCCTTAGCGCGCGGATACATGCAGCAGGTTCCGCAGAACGGCTGCCCTCGCTGCACGTTCACCCGCGACATGTCCATCAATGCGCCGCAGGCGTAGAATGCGCGTCGGTCCGCGCCCCGCGGCGCGGCGCTCCTTTCGACCGCCTGTTACTCTGCCCACGCGTTCATGTCCACCGTAGCCTCGACTTCCCCGCGCTTCAGATCCAAGACGCTCACCGCCGCGTTGGCGTTCCTGTTCGGCAGCCTCGGCGCCCACCGCTTTTATTTGTACGGCACGCGGGACATATTCGGCTGGGCGCATCTGCTCGGCACGCTAATCGGCATTCCCGGCGTGATGCTGCTGATCTCGACCGAACGCGCCTCGATCCTCGGCTGGGTACTCGCTTCGATCGGGGCAGTTTCGCTGTTTGCCGCGTTTCTGGCGGCGCTCGTCTACGGGCTGCGTCCGGATCAGAAATGGGATGCGCAATTCAACTCCCACACGCAACGCAAAAGCCGCTCCGGGTGGACGGTCATCTTCGTCGTGATCTTTTCGCTGCTGATCGGTGCGTTCCTGCTGATGACCGGTCTCGCGCTCGCGTTCCAGACCTACTTCGAAAGTCAGGTGGAAGCGGCCAAAGCGATTTCGCAGTGACACCCATCGCGGAACGAGCAAACGTCCAGCCCGCTAGAAAAGCCTAAGTTGCGGATTGTCGCGCGCCGATGCGGTTGTGTGCTCGGGGCGCGACGGCTCGATCCGCTGGAAGTGCGACATGTCGAGAATGCCGCGCTCGCGTTCGTTTAGCCCCAAACGGCGCACGGCCTTGTGAAAGCGCTGCCTGAGCAGATCCGCCCATAGACCCTCTCCCTTCATGCGGGTCGAGAATGACGAGTCGTAGTCCTTGCCGCCGCGCATGTCGCGCACACGGCTCATCACGCGTTCGGCCCGATCCGGGAAATGTGCGCTCAGCCAACCCTTGAACAGCGGCGCGACCTCCCAAGGTAACCGCAGCACGATATAGCTCGCGTTGCTGGCGCCCGCTTGCGCGCACGCTTCGAGCACGCGTTCCATGTCCGGTTCGGTGACGAACGGAATCACCGGCGCGATGCTGACGCCGACCGGAATGCCCGCCTCGCTTAGCGTGCGGATCGTGCGCAGCCGGCGCGATGGTGTAGCCGCGCGCGGTTCGAGCGTGCGCGCGATATCGGCGTCCAGCGTGGTGATCGTGATCGCCGCCATGAACTGCCCGCGCTCCGCCATCGGCGCGAGCAGGTCGATGTCGCGCTCGATCAGCGACGATTTGGTGATCGCCGCGAACGGGTGATTGCGCTCGCCGAGCACCTCGATGACACGACGCGTAAGACGCAAGTCGCGTTCGGCCGGCTGCCACGCGTCAGTGGCAACGCCGAGCGCGATCGGCTCGGGTACATACGATTTCTTCGACAGCTCCCGCTCGAGCAGTTCCGGCGCGTTGATCTTCGCGTAGATGCGGCTTTCGAAATCGAGCCCCGGCGACAACCCCAGATAGCTGTGGGTAGGCCGCGCAAAGCAATAGATGCACCCGTGTTCGCAGCCGCGATACGGATTCAGCGACACACTAAACGGAATGTCCGGTGACGCGTTGCGCGTGAGGATTGTTTTCGCACGCTCCTCGAACACCTGCGTGCGCAGGGGCGTCGGCTCGCCGTCTTCCTCGGCCGTCTGCCAGCCGTCGTCGACGGCTTCGCGCTGGTCGAGTTCGTAGCGGCCTTGCAGGTTCGTGACCGCGCCGCGCCCCTTGCGAGGCGCCGGCGGCGCGATCGGATATTCCGGAATGTCAGGAGGGTCGGGATCATCCACGGCGGGCCACGCTAAGAAACGCGAACAGGAAATGCAAAAAGAAGACGACGCAAAACACCTGTATAAATATACAGTGTTTACGCCGTTTGTCGAGCATTTCGTTGGTCGCGTGATGCGCGGCCAGCGCCGTCAGCGAGTCGGCACTTACTCGCCGACTGCGATCGTCAGCGTCTCCTTGATTTCCTCCATCACCACATAGCTCTTCGACTGCACTGCGCCCGGCAGCTGGAGCAGGATGTCGCCGAGCAGCTTGCGGTAATCGGCCATTTCGCCGATGCGCGCCTTGATCAGATAGTCGAAATCGCCCGACACGAGGTGGCACTCGAGCACCTCGGGGATCTTCTGCACCTCGCGCCGGAACAGGTCGAACATGTTGCCGCTCTTGTGATCGAGCGTGATCTCGACGAACACGAGCAGCGCCGCGCCCAGCTCGGCCGGGTTCACGCGCGCGTAATAGCCGGTGATCACGCCGTCGCGCTCCATCCGCTTGACCCGCTCGATGCACGGCGTGACCGACAGCCCCACCTGCTCCGCCAGGTCCTTCATCGCCATTCGGCCGTCCTGCTGCAGGAGCCGCAGGATCTTGTGATCGAGCTTGTCGAGAGCCCGCACGGGCTGGCGCTGGGTACGCATGGTGTTTTTGCTGAAAATGATGAAAATACGATAACAAAACCTGCATCAATGTTAATAGTATAGCGGTTAACACTGGGCAAACAGCATTTCACTGTGCGTTGCAGCTCGTTGAGTCGAATCAGATCGAATCCAGCGACGAGCACCTTGCCCTCACTCACTTTTCTGATTATCTGGAGCAGCTATGCGAGTCGTCGTTTTGGGCAGTGGCGTCGTCGGGGTGACGACCGCGTATTACCTCGCGCGCGCGGGTCACGAAGTAACCGTGATCGATCGCGAGGCCGGCCCAGCGCTCGAAACCAGCTTTGCCAACGCGGGCCAGATCTCGCCGGGCTACGCGTCGCCGTGGGCCGCGCCGGGCGTGCCGCTGAAGGCCGTCAAGTGGATGTTTCAGAAGCACGCGCCGCTCGCGATGCGCCTCGATGGCACCGCGTTCCAGCTGCAATGGATGTGGCAGATGCTGCAGAACTGCACGGCGTCACGCTATGCGGTGAACAAGGGCCGCATGGTGCGGCTCGCCGAATATAGTCGCGACTGTCTGCAGGCGCTGCGCGCGGACACCGGTATCCAGTACGAAGGCCGCACCGGGGGCACGCTGCAGGTGTTCCGTACGCAGCAGCAGTTCGACGGTGCCGCGAAAGACATCGCCGTGCTGCAGGAAGCCAACGTGCCGTATGAGCTGCTGTCGGCGGACGAACTCGCGAAGGCCGAACCGGCGCTCGGCGCGGTGTCGCAAAAGCTCACGGGCGGCCTGCGTCTGCCCGGCGACGAAACCGGCGACTGCCAGATGTTCACGACGCGCCTCGCTGCGCTCGCCGAAGAGCTGGGCGTCAAGTTTCGCTACAACACGTCGATCGACGCGCTCGCGATGGCAGGCGGCCGAATCGCCGGCGTGCAATGCGGCGCTGAGCTGGTGCGCGCGGATTCGTTCGTCGTCGCGCTCGGCTCGTACTCGACGCGCTTCCTCGACGGCATCGTGAAGATTCCGGTTTATCCGCTGAAGGGCTATTCGATCACAGCGCCGATCGTCAACGCGGCGGCCGCACCGGTATCGACCGTGCTCGATGAGACTTACAAGATCGCGATCACGCGCTTTGATGACCGGATTCGCGTCGGCGGCATGGCCGAGATCGTCGGCTTCGACAAATCGCTGCGCCGGGCGCGTCGCGAAACGCTCGAGCTGTGCGTGAACGACCTGTTCCCGGGCGGCGGCGACACGTCGAAGGCGACGTTCTGGACCGGTCTGCGGCCGATGACGCCGGACGGCACGCCGATCGTCGGCCGCACGCCGGTGCCGAACCTGTTCCTGAACACCGGCCACGGTACGCTCGGCTGGACGATGTCGTGCGGCTCGGGCCAGTTGCTCGCCGACCTGATGTCGGGCAAGCAGCCGGCAATCCGCGCGGATGATCTGTCGGTCCATCGCTATCTCGGCGAGACCGTGGGCGAGCATCGGCCGGCGTATGCGTGAGTTGGAGTGCGTACGCTGAAGCGGCCCTCGCCTCAGCGCAAACCGTAAACTGAATCACCAAAAACAAACGGCGCCTCGCGAGGCGCCGTTTGCATTTCAATGCCGAAGCGTTCAGCTAAACGTGCTGCCGCGACAGCGGCATCAACGCACGCTCAGAACTGATCCTCCGACAACGCCAGCACGCCCTCGCCCCCCTTCGCGTTGACGATCGCCACTTCAAGCGCCGTCGCCTGCGGCAGCACGTGCTCGGCGTAAAACCGCGCGGTCGCGATCTTCGCGTCATGGAACGCGGGATCCTCGTCGCGCCGGGCCGCCGCGGCAAGCTGCGCGCGCGCCATCTGCCAGCCGCCGAGCACGATGCCCGCGAGCTTCAGATACGGCACGCTGCCCGCGAACACCGCATTCGGATCGCCCTTCGCATTCACGACGACGAAATCGACGACCGCGCCCAGCGCGCGTTGCCCCTGCGCGAGCTGCGTCTTCATCGACGCGAACGCCGCGCCCTGCTGCGCGCCAAGCGCCTGAACCGTTTCGGCGATGCCAGCAAGCAGTTGCTTCGCGATCTTGCCGCCATCGCGCAACGTCTTGCGGCCGATCAGATCGTTCGCCTGAATCGCGGTCGTGCCTTCGTAGATCGGCAGGATGCGCGCATCACGGTAGTACTGCGCGGCGCCGGTTTCCTCGATGAAGCCCATGCCGCCGTGCACCTGTACGCCGAGGCTCGTCACGTCGATCGACAGCTCCGTGCTCCAGCCCTTCACGATCGGCACCAGGTATTCGTAGATCGCCTGGTGGTTCGCGCGCGTCGCCTCGTCCGGATGACGATGCGCGACGTCGCAATGCGATGCCGCGACATACGCGAGCGCGCGCGACGCCTCGGTGAGACTGCGCATCGTCGACAGCATGCGGCGCACGTCCGGGTGCTGGATGATCGCGACCGACTGCTTCGCGGAGCCATCCACAGGACGGCTCTGCACGCGCTCTTTCGCATACGCGACCGCCTTCTGGTACGCACGATCCGAGATCGCAACCCCTTGCATGCCGACCGCGAAACGCGCGGTGTTCATCATGATGAACATGTACTCGAGGCCGCGATTTTCTTCGCCGATCAGCTGGCCGATCGCGCCGCCGTGATCGCCGAACTGCAGCACCGCGGTCGGGCTCGCCTTGATGCCGAGCTTGTGCTCGATCGACACGCAATGGACGTCGTTGCGCTCACCGAGCGAGCCGTCCTCGTTGACGAGGAACTTCGGCACGAGGAACAGCGAAATGCCTTTCACGCCTTCGGGCGCGTTCGGCGTGCGCGCGAGTACGAGATGGACGATGTTCTTCGCCATATCGTGCTCGCCCCACGTAATGAAAATCTTGGTGCCGAACAGCTTGAACGAACCGTCGCCCTGCGGCTCGGCGCGCGTGCGCACGAGCGCGAGATCGGAGCCGGCCTGCGGCTCGGTCAGGTTCATCGTGCCGGTCCATTCACCGGAGAGCAGTTTCGGCACGAAGGTCTGTTTCTGCGTTTCGCTACCCGCCGTCAATAGCGCTTCGATTGCGCCGTCGGTCAGCAAAGGACACAACGCGAACGACAGATTCGACGCGTTCAACATTTCGACGCAGGGTGTTCCGATCAGCTTCGGCAGCCCCTGCCCTTCGTACTCGAGCGGATGCTGCACGCCTTGCCAGCCGCCCTCGGAGAACTGGCGGAACGCGTCCTTGAAACCGGGCGTCGCGGTGACGACGCCATCCTTCCAGGTGCTCGGATTGCGATCGCCGTCGACGTTCAGCGGCGCGAGCACTTCGCCGCACAGTTTCGCCGACTCGTCGAGCACAGCCTGCGCCGTGTCGAGGTTGGCGTCTTCGAAGCCAGGCAGCTTCGCGATGTCTTCGAGTCCGGCCAGTTCTTTCATCACGAACAGCATGTCCTTGATGGGCGCCGTATAGCTCATTTCGGTTCTCCTCCGTTGATATGAAAAAAGGGCGCGGGACTTGGTCGGTCCTGCGCCCTTCGCGTGTTGTCGGCGGCCCCTTTCAGGCGCCGCGGCGCTTAGCCGAGTTCGCGCACGAGTTCCGGCACGACGGTGAAGAGATCACCGACGAGGCCGTAATCGGCGACGCTGAAAATCGGCGCTTCTTCGTCCTTGTTGATCGCGACGATGACCTTCGAATCCTTCATGCCCGCGAGGTGCTGGATCGCACCCGAGATGCCGACCGCGACGTACAGTTGCGGCGCGACGATCTTGCCGGTCTGGCCGACCTGGTAGTCGTTCGGTACGAAGCCCGCATCGACCGCCGCGCGCGATGCGCCCAGTGCCGCACCGAGCTTGTCCGCCAGCGGTTCCAGAACCTTCGTGTAGTTCTCGCCGTTGCCCAGACCCCGGCCACCCGACACGATGATCTTCGCGCTCGTCAGTTCCGGACGGTCGAGCTTCGTGACTTCGCGGCTCACGAACTGCGAGATGCCCGTATCGGGTGCCGCTTCGATCTTTTCGACCGCTGCGCTACCACCTTCAGCTGCAACTGCGTCGAAACCGGTCGAGCGCACCGTGATGACCTTGACCGGATCCGCTGATTGAACCGTCGCGATTGCGTTGCCCGCGTAGATCGGACGCTCGAACGTGTCGGCGCTATCGACTGCGGTGATGTCGCTGATCTGCGCGACGTCGAGCTTCGCGGCAATACGCGGCGCGATGTTCTTGCCGTAAGCGGTCGCCGGCGCGAGGATGTGCGTGTAGTGCTTCGCGATGTTCAGCACCGTGGCTTCGACGTTTTCCGCGAGGCCTGCAGCCAGTTGCGGCGCGTCGGCCAGCAGCACCTTGCTCACGCCCGCGATCTTCGCGGCCGCATCCGCTGCGGCCTGCGCGTTGTGACCCGCCACCAGCACGTGAATGTCACCGCCGATCTTCTGTGCCGCTGCGATCGTATTGAGCGTCGCGGCCTTGATCGACGCGTTGTCGTGTTCTGCAATTACCAGGTTCGTCATTTCTTGCGTCTCCTCACAGCACCTTGGCTTCGGTCTTCAGCTTCTCGACCAGCGTCTTCACATCCGGCACCTTCACACCGGCGGAGCGCTTCGGCGGCTCGGCGACCTTCAGCGTCTTCAGACGCGGCGTGACATCGACACCGAGGTCTACGGGCTTGACCGTTTCCAGCGGCTTCTTCTTCGCCTTCATGATGTTCGGCAGCGTGACGTAGCGCGGCTCGTTCAGGCGCAGATCGGTCGTCACCACCGCGGGCAGCGTCAGCGACAGCGTTTCCGCGCCGCCGTCCACTTCACGCGACACGGTTGCCTTGCCGTCAGCCACCACCACTTTCGAGGCAAAGGTTGCCTGGGGCAGATTCGCGAGCGCCGCCAGCATCTGGCCGGTCTGGTTCGAGTCGTCGTCGATCGCCTGCTTGCCCAGTATGACGAGCGAAGGCTGTTCCCTGTCGACCAGCGCCTTGAGCAGCTTCGCGACTGCCAGCGGCTGCAGGTCTTCGTTCGATTCGATCAGGATTGCGCGGTCCGCACCGATCGCGAGCGCGGTGCGCAGCGTTTCCTGCGCCTGCGTCACACCCGCCGACACAGCGATCACTTCGGTCGCGACGCCCGCTTCCTTCAGACGCACGGCCTCTTCAACCGCAATTTCGTCGAACGGGTTCATCGACATCTTCACGTTGGCGATATCGACACCCGTACCGTCCGACTTCACACGGACCTTCACGTTGTAGTCGACCACTCTTTTCACTGGCACCAGAATTTTCATGCACACGCTCCAAAGTTACGAATACGTCAACCCGTCGAACATTATAGCGACTGCCTTCATGGCAGCCCTGTCACGGGTGCTTTGCGGGAGGATATCGCTCCTCAGTGGCGTGACGGCAATATCGAACGATCGTTCTATTTTAATCTCCAAAAAACCCGGGAGACAACCCCGGGTTCCGACTCAGAACTCTAATTTCGCATTGCCGTCGTGTTCTGCGAGATCCGCGGGCCGTTGCTTCACCAGGAGGTGATCACCGAGCCGCCGAATTTGCTGTCGACGAACTGCTTCACTTCCGGCGAGTGGTACGCCGCGACGAGCTTCGCGACCCACGGCTTGTTCCTGTCCGCCTCGCGGATCGCGATGATGTTCACGTACGGACCCTTCGGGTCTTCGATCGCGATGGCATCCTGCTTCGGCTTCAGGCCCGCTTCCATCGCGAAGTTGGTGTTGATCGCGGCGGCGTCGACGTCGCCCAGCGAACGCGGAATCTGCGCCGCGTCGAGCTCGACGATCTTCAGCTTCCTCGGATTGTCGACGATATCGAGCGGCGTCGCCTTCAATCCCGCATCGGCGCGCAGCTTCAGCAAGCCCTGTTTTTGCAGCAGCAGAAGCGCGCGGCCGCCGTTGGTCGGATCGTTCGGCACCGCGATCTTCGCGCCCTGCTGCAGTTCGGCGAGCGTCTTCACCTTCTTCGAGTAGATACCCATCGGGTACGTGACCGTATCGGCGATACGGATCAGCTTGTAGCCGCGATCCTTCACCTGCGCCTGCAAGTACGGGTCGTGCTGGTAGCTGTTCGCGTCGAGATCACCGCTCGCGAGCGCCGCATTCGGCTGCACGTAATCGGAGAATTCGACGATCTTGATGTTTAGACCGTTCTTCGCAGCGACCGTCTTTACGACGTCCATGATCTGCGCGTGCGGGCCGCCGGTGACGCCGACCTTGATCGTGTCTTCGGCATGCACCGCAGTAGTGGCGAACAGAGAAGCCGCGCCGAGCGCCGCGGCCAGCTTGAGAATGAAGCGACGTTGCACGATGGACCTTTTCCGAATCTCTATGGGCGGGCTTCCGAACACCCTTGTCTATTTATGGCTCAAACGACGCACGAGCCAATCTCCAAACGACTGCACCAGTTGCACGAACACGATCAGGATCAGCACGACCGCGAGCATCACTTCCGGCAGGAACCGCTGGTAACCATAGCGGATGCCGAGGTCGCCAAGACCGCCGCCGCCGATCGCGCCGGCCATCGCCGAATAGCCGACCAGCGAAACGAACGTGATCGTCAACCCGGCGACCACGCCCGGCAGCGATTCCGGCAGCAGTACCTTGAAGACGATCTGGCTGGTAGTCGCGCCCATTGCCTGAGCGGCCTCGATCAGCCCGCGGTCGACTTCGCGCAGCGCTGTCTCGACCAGACGCGCGATGAACGGCGCGGCGGCGATCGTCAGCGGCACGATCGCCGCCGCGGTGCCGATCGACGAACCGACGACGAGCCGGGTAAACGGAATCACCGCGACCAGCAGGATGATGAACGGTGTCGAGCGCACCGCATTGACGATCATGCCCATCACGCGATTCACCGCGACGTTTTCGAGCAC from Paraburkholderia sp. HP33-1 includes the following:
- the trmD gene encoding tRNA (guanosine(37)-N1)-methyltransferase TrmD translates to MQFDVVTLFPEMFRALTDWGITSRAAKQQRYGLRTWNPRDFTTDNYRTIDDRPYGGGPGMVMLARPLEDAINAAKAAQSEQGMGASRVVMMSPQGATLNHERVMKFAAEPGLILLCGRYEAIDQRLLDRVVDEEVSLGDFVLSGGELPAMALMDAVVRQLPGVLNDSQSAVQDSFVDVLLDCPHYTRPEEYEGVRVPDVLLGGHHAEIEAWRRREALRNTLNKRPDLIVKARKNRMLSRADEAWLTSLAKEEPTA
- the rimM gene encoding ribosome maturation factor RimM (Essential for efficient processing of 16S rRNA) is translated as MSERDSGSSGRAKAASRAKASGQVSFGTFVRKPVERTDGKAKEAQVNVANADSEAAEMRIETAASWPADAVEVGAIVDAYGLKGWVKVAAHADAGQGGEALLSAKRWWLMKGQERRSAPSLQAKTHSDSVVAHLGGVADRDVALALRGSRVYVSRSEFPALDADEFYWVDLIGLDVVNLAGLNLGKVASMIDNGAQSVLRIAYPATDKNGKPVVGERMIPFVGVFVKTVDQAAKQIVVDWEADY
- the rpsP gene encoding 30S ribosomal protein S16, translating into MVIIRLARGGSKKRPFYNIVATDSRSRRDGRFIERVGFYNPVATKGESLRIAQDRLTYWQGVGAQLSPTVERLVKEAQKAQPAA
- a CDS encoding PQQ-dependent sugar dehydrogenase, yielding MQRQPILPFLSTLFVFFVRIAGLACTARNRILRGAASALLAAQALTATATLPVEKIKLPPGFHIEVLSDDVPGARAMTLSPKGILYVGSMDGRVYALELRNGRLTGRHVIASGLQMPVGVAWHDGALYMSAVSKIVRLDAIDSHLNDPPKPVVVTDKLPSEAHHGWKFIAFGPDGKLYVPQGAPCNICERDPDRFALIGRMDPDGSHYEVVARGIRNSVGFAWHPVTHELWFTDNGRDLLGDDIPNDKLNRAPRLGMNFGFPYCHGGDTPDPEFGKDHPCSEFTPPVVKLGAHVASLGMRFYDGPMYPADYRNNIFIAEHGSWNRSKKVGYRVVRVITDPDGSHAHEQVFAEGWLQPGESVWGRPADVLPLPDGSLLISDDTAGAIYRVTYSSP
- a CDS encoding NINE protein, translated to MSTVASTSPRFRSKTLTAALAFLFGSLGAHRFYLYGTRDIFGWAHLLGTLIGIPGVMLLISTERASILGWVLASIGAVSLFAAFLAALVYGLRPDQKWDAQFNSHTQRKSRSGWTVIFVVIFSLLIGAFLLMTGLALAFQTYFESQVEAAKAISQ
- a CDS encoding PA0069 family radical SAM protein, with product MDDPDPPDIPEYPIAPPAPRKGRGAVTNLQGRYELDQREAVDDGWQTAEEDGEPTPLRTQVFEERAKTILTRNASPDIPFSVSLNPYRGCEHGCIYCFARPTHSYLGLSPGLDFESRIYAKINAPELLERELSKKSYVPEPIALGVATDAWQPAERDLRLTRRVIEVLGERNHPFAAITKSSLIERDIDLLAPMAERGQFMAAITITTLDADIARTLEPRAATPSRRLRTIRTLSEAGIPVGVSIAPVIPFVTEPDMERVLEACAQAGASNASYIVLRLPWEVAPLFKGWLSAHFPDRAERVMSRVRDMRGGKDYDSSFSTRMKGEGLWADLLRQRFHKAVRRLGLNERERGILDMSHFQRIEPSRPEHTTASARDNPQLRLF
- a CDS encoding Lrp/AsnC ligand binding domain-containing protein yields the protein MRTQRQPVRALDKLDHKILRLLQQDGRMAMKDLAEQVGLSVTPCIERVKRMERDGVITGYYARVNPAELGAALLVFVEITLDHKSGNMFDLFRREVQKIPEVLECHLVSGDFDYLIKARIGEMADYRKLLGDILLQLPGAVQSKSYVVMEEIKETLTIAVGE
- a CDS encoding D-amino acid dehydrogenase; translated protein: MRVVVLGSGVVGVTTAYYLARAGHEVTVIDREAGPALETSFANAGQISPGYASPWAAPGVPLKAVKWMFQKHAPLAMRLDGTAFQLQWMWQMLQNCTASRYAVNKGRMVRLAEYSRDCLQALRADTGIQYEGRTGGTLQVFRTQQQFDGAAKDIAVLQEANVPYELLSADELAKAEPALGAVSQKLTGGLRLPGDETGDCQMFTTRLAALAEELGVKFRYNTSIDALAMAGGRIAGVQCGAELVRADSFVVALGSYSTRFLDGIVKIPVYPLKGYSITAPIVNAAAAPVSTVLDETYKIAITRFDDRIRVGGMAEIVGFDKSLRRARRETLELCVNDLFPGGGDTSKATFWTGLRPMTPDGTPIVGRTPVPNLFLNTGHGTLGWTMSCGSGQLLADLMSGKQPAIRADDLSVHRYLGETVGEHRPAYA
- a CDS encoding acyl-CoA dehydrogenase, giving the protein MSYTAPIKDMLFVMKELAGLEDIAKLPGFEDANLDTAQAVLDESAKLCGEVLAPLNVDGDRNPSTWKDGVVTATPGFKDAFRQFSEGGWQGVQHPLEYEGQGLPKLIGTPCVEMLNASNLSFALCPLLTDGAIEALLTAGSETQKQTFVPKLLSGEWTGTMNLTEPQAGSDLALVRTRAEPQGDGSFKLFGTKIFITWGEHDMAKNIVHLVLARTPNAPEGVKGISLFLVPKFLVNEDGSLGERNDVHCVSIEHKLGIKASPTAVLQFGDHGGAIGQLIGEENRGLEYMFIMMNTARFAVGMQGVAISDRAYQKAVAYAKERVQSRPVDGSAKQSVAIIQHPDVRRMLSTMRSLTEASRALAYVAASHCDVAHRHPDEATRANHQAIYEYLVPIVKGWSTELSIDVTSLGVQVHGGMGFIEETGAAQYYRDARILPIYEGTTAIQANDLIGRKTLRDGGKIAKQLLAGIAETVQALGAQQGAAFASMKTQLAQGQRALGAVVDFVVVNAKGDPNAVFAGSVPYLKLAGIVLGGWQMARAQLAAAARRDEDPAFHDAKIATARFYAEHVLPQATALEVAIVNAKGGEGVLALSEDQF